The stretch of DNA ATCATTGCTACAACGAATGCAAACCCTAATTTGTGGATGAAAGCTACTTTAAACTATACTGATGACACAACAAAAGACTTTTACCTTGTTTCACAAAAAGGTGATAAAGGCGATATTGGCAAAACAGGACCTCGTGGACCAATTGGCCCACAAGGTCCTGTTGGTTCTGGGTTAGTTGTTAAAGGCACAGTCAAGGAGGCTTCACAACTTCCAAAGACTGGAAATCAAGAAGGTTACTGCTACTTTGTTGGTACAGATTTATATGTTTGGGATTCTGGAGCATGGAAAAACTGTGGAAGTGTAAGCCCAAACTTAAGCAACTACGTTACCGTTACTGATTTAAACAATGGATTGAGTACAAAAGTTACTGATAACAAAAATGGCACTGAACAACTTAATGGAGTTCAGGTACAGCCGTTCAATAAGTTATCAGATACTATTGGTGGACGTAATTTATTAATTGGTTCTACTGATAATATTGTTCATTATGATTCAGTGGCTGGATACACTATTTGGAAATCTTCTATTACTCAATTTAATGTTGGCGATACATTAAATGTAAGTGCCGATATAACTTCAAATGCTGGAAACACTGTCTTAAAAGTGTTTTTATTATCATCTGCAGAAATTCAAATAGGTTATTTAAGCTATTCTGTATCAGAAGGACAAACTGCTCATGCGTTCGTCTCAAAAACTATTCCTACTGGAACAACTAATATTTTAGTTCAAATTGACAATGGAAATACCCCTGGAATAGCAAATGTTTGCGCAATAAATCATCAATTTGCAAACACGGGTTCAATAGCCACTGATTGGACTCCAGCTCCAGAAGATAAGGTTAACGTCACCGATATGCGTAAACCAGCTAGCGATGTAGCGGGAATTGAAGAAGTTAACGCCAAACAAGATAAAATTGGTTACACACCTGCTGACGATAGCAAAGTAGTTCATAGTACTGGTACAGAAGAGATTGCTGGTCAAAAAACTTTTGACGTTGCACCAATTGACAAGACAACCGGCAATCCATATATCACTAAAGATGGTGTTCCAGCAGTTCCATCAACACTTGCAGATACGACTAAGGATGCCAATTTTACAGGAAAACTTCAAAAGTCTGGTATTGACGTGGCAACCACAACGGATGTTACAAATGCTGTTAGTGGCGCAACGTCTCAAGTTGCCCACCTATCTGGTACAAATAACTTTACAGGGTCTATTCAACATAATGGAAATTCTGTAGGGGCTCATATACAAGCATCTAAAAATGATGAAAATAGTGCTATTAGTGACTCAGCTACGGGTAATTCTGATGATATTTATTATTGGTTGGAGAGTTAGTTAAGGAGATGATTAAATTTGGGGTTAGCAATTAAGGGTAAAAAAGTTATTGGATTGGCACTTAATGGTAAGAAGCTCCTTGGAGAAGCTAAAAACGGTAAAGTAATCTGGAGATTTATTGATAATAAGCCTTGGAAGTTTACTGTAAACGATGTTGTGAACTCAGTAGCAGTAGATTCTAGTGGTAATGTATACGCTGGTACCGATGGTTATGCTGTGTACAAGATAAATACTAGTGGAAAGCAAGTGTGGAAGTTTACTGCAGACAATGCTGTGAAATCAGTAGCAGTAGATTCTAGTGGTAATGTATACGCTGGTACTTACGCTGGTGATTTTAGTAATTTTGTGTATAAGCTAGATGCTAGTGGAAATCAAGTGTGGAAGTTTACTGCAGTCAATGTTGTGACCTCAGTAGCAGTAGATTCCAGTGGTAACGTTTACGTTGGTACCGATGCTAGTTCTATATACAAGTTAGGTGCTAGTGGAAATCAAGTGTGGACGTTCACTGCAGACAATACTGTGAACTCAGTAGCAGTAGATTCTAGTGGTAATGTATACGCTGGTACTAATAATAAGTCTGTGTACAAGCTAGATTCTAGTGGAAAGCAAGTGTGGCAGTTTACTGCAGATAGTCTTGTGTTCTCAGTAGCAGTAGATTCCAGTGGTAATGTATACGCTGGTACTAGTAATAAGTCTGTGTACAAGCTAGATGCTAGTGGAAATCAAGTGTGGAAGTTTACTGCAGATAGTCTTGTGTACTCAGTAGCAGTAGATTCTAGTGGTAATGTATACGCTGGTACTAATAATAAGTCTGTGTACAAGCTAGATTCTAGTGGAAAGCAAGTGTGGAAGTTTACTGCAGATTATATTGTGTACTCAGTAGCAGTAGATTCCAGTTGTAATGTATACGCTGGTACTTATAGTAAGTCTGTGTACAAGCTAACACCAGATGGTTCTAATACAACAACGTAGAATAAGGTATATAACCGATATAGGGTTGAAAACTACAAGGTTTACTAAGGGAAGCTTTTCAGGGTCAAGTGGAGTACATTCGGACTTAGTCAGTACAGGTAGTATTACAGCTTACTAATAAAAAAGGAGATAATAAATAATGTTTATTTATATAACTTATGATACAGACGGTTTCATTACAGCTTACCAGAATACTGAAGTAGACGGGTTTACTAAGGTGTTCATTCTTGATTCGTGGATTACTCAGTTTGCTCAGCATTCCGACAAATTCCGGTACGATACTGATAAAAAGGTTATACTCAATCCGGGTAACTTGCCAGACTTATCCCTTGATGAGTTGAATACCAAGTACGCCGGTGTGTTGGAAACTAGTCAGCAAGCGGTACAGTCGGCAACGGCTTTAGCACAACAGCAAACGGTATCCGCAACGAGTATCAGTCAGTTACAAACTGGTATCAACCAGTTACAGAAGTCAATTACAGAACTTGCACTAAGTCAATCAGAAAAGGGGACGAAATAATATGGTTCAAATTTATACGTGGGCATATCAAGATTGGAAGACAATTAGCAAGGAAACGTTAGCAACAGTCGTGGGATTACCAGATGGGATTACTGCTGACGATTACAAGGATATCACCGGCGAAGCGTATGTAGCACCAACAACTCAAGCAACGACCACAAGCACCACTAACTAGCTTCTACTCAGCCAGTTAGTCAGTGCTCTTAATTTGTCCAAAATTGGAGGATGAAAAATGTTCAAAGAAATTACAGATGTGTTCAATTGGCTTAATAACGCGGGGGTATTCGCCTTCTTAATGGTGTTAATTCCCGCCGTGTACAAGTTGGTAAAGCCACTCTTAACTCACAAGGTACAGACTGAAAAGAATACCCACGTTAAGCAAGGACTAGAAGTTGGATTAAACTTGGCGAATACCATTGTTCCAGAAATGGCGGTAATGGCTAGTTTATCTCTGTCTGACCGCAAGAAGGAAGCAATCCGCTTCGTTAACTCCCAGTTGACGGCAAATGGTTTCGACTTAGACGTCCAAACTATCTCAGGGTTGGTTGAGAAGGCTTACCAAGCATACAAGGTAGCCGGTGGGGATAATCATGCCCCAGTAGTTACCCCGGCACCAACGGAGGTCATTACCCCATCAGAAGGGACTGATAGCAATGACTAAGAAAATTGTTGACCTATCCTCGTACCAAGCCGATTCCTTAGCTTACATGAAGCAACTCAAGAAGTGGGGTGCTCATGGGATTATGGTAAAGTTGACTGAAGGCACTGGTTATCTCAGTCCCAAGGCTGGTAATCAGATTGCTAATGGATTCAAAGTATTCAATACCATTGGGGTTTACCACTTCTTCCATGGACGAGGAACGGCTGAAGCTCAATACTTTCTATCATGGGTGAAGAAGATGGGATTAGATAAATCCACAGTATTAGCCATTGATGTTGAAGCACCCGATTTACCATGGAAGACAACCAGTCAGGTTAACGTATTCCTTCGGTACCTGATTAGTCATGGGTACAAGAATGTGATTACGTACGGCTCAGGTAGCTGGTTCAATGCTGGTCGGATTAATCGGTCACAGTTAGTAGATAAAGCAATCTGGGTGGCCGCTTATGGTGTTAGTCAACCGGGAGTTAATAATGCCAACGCTTGGCAAAATACCGACAACTGGAAGGGTCACGGTGTAGATTGCAGTTATGACTTCGATGGTAAACTTTCGGGTAAGGTTACCAAGGCAACGCCTAAGAAAGCCTCATACTGGGCTGATAACGGCTTGTACGAGGTGATTACCCGTAAGGTTAATGTATATGGTAAGCCAGCCCTAGACAAGGCTAACAAGCGCCGTGTTCACTTCTCAAAGGGCAGTACCATTTACGGTAAGGCTGTCAAGTATGGCAAAGTGTGCCGAATTAAGACTGCCGTTGGGTACATC from Levilactobacillus yonginensis encodes:
- a CDS encoding PQQ-binding-like beta-propeller repeat protein, whose protein sequence is MGLAIKGKKVIGLALNGKKLLGEAKNGKVIWRFIDNKPWKFTVNDVVNSVAVDSSGNVYAGTDGYAVYKINTSGKQVWKFTADNAVKSVAVDSSGNVYAGTYAGDFSNFVYKLDASGNQVWKFTAVNVVTSVAVDSSGNVYVGTDASSIYKLGASGNQVWTFTADNTVNSVAVDSSGNVYAGTNNKSVYKLDSSGKQVWQFTADSLVFSVAVDSSGNVYAGTSNKSVYKLDASGNQVWKFTADSLVYSVAVDSSGNVYAGTNNKSVYKLDSSGKQVWKFTADYIVYSVAVDSSCNVYAGTYSKSVYKLTPDGSNTTT
- a CDS encoding XkdX family protein: MVQIYTWAYQDWKTISKETLATVVGLPDGITADDYKDITGEAYVAPTTQATTTSTTN
- a CDS encoding GH25 family lysozyme, encoding MTKKIVDLSSYQADSLAYMKQLKKWGAHGIMVKLTEGTGYLSPKAGNQIANGFKVFNTIGVYHFFHGRGTAEAQYFLSWVKKMGLDKSTVLAIDVEAPDLPWKTTSQVNVFLRYLISHGYKNVITYGSGSWFNAGRINRSQLVDKAIWVAAYGVSQPGVNNANAWQNTDNWKGHGVDCSYDFDGKLSGKVTKATPKKASYWADNGLYEVITRKVNVYGKPALDKANKRRVHFSKGSTIYGKAVKYGKVCRIKTAVGYISANKAYVKLVRKSGGK